The following proteins are co-located in the Ruminococcaceae bacterium KH2T8 genome:
- a CDS encoding Signal transduction histidine kinase, producing MKIRLIAVLYTILILICGVFLWNKIESGKSYSIDMLDLNTKRDEIEEKIYSGEEISSLESEYGCEIVLVTDDSYESENNYFIKEGMSVFDYREDGVIAGKIAFNARTEEFADRTKDAQSQLIWVLTAVYAAGMLLMFIIWYFYIRPFNKLSAFAASVSKGNLDIPLNMDKHNYFGAFTESFDRMREELKLSSEREIAANRSKQELVAELSHDIKTPVATIKATCEVMEVKYKDDDISEKVSVIKSKAISVEQLVDNMFRATLDDLDELKVTPRDESSLIIEEMLDDLRFYGTVEKKGAVPECLISVDRLRLEQVIDNIAGNSFKYAGTPLEVEYRAEDDNIRVILSDRGPGVPEDELAMLTTKFYRGSDAAVSGKDGSGLGLYLALCFMEKMGGGLELHNREGGGFTAEIVIRKV from the coding sequence ATGAAGATAAGGCTCATCGCTGTTCTTTATACGATCCTCATCCTGATCTGCGGGGTGTTCCTGTGGAATAAGATCGAAAGCGGGAAGTCGTACTCGATCGATATGCTCGACCTCAATACCAAACGCGATGAGATAGAAGAGAAGATCTACTCAGGCGAAGAAATATCATCTCTCGAAAGCGAATACGGCTGCGAGATCGTGCTCGTTACGGACGACTCATACGAGTCCGAGAATAATTACTTCATAAAGGAAGGCATGTCCGTCTTTGATTACCGCGAAGATGGAGTGATCGCGGGAAAGATCGCCTTTAATGCCAGGACGGAGGAGTTTGCCGACAGGACTAAGGATGCTCAGTCGCAGCTTATCTGGGTGCTCACGGCCGTATATGCGGCAGGCATGCTCCTGATGTTCATCATATGGTATTTCTACATAAGACCGTTTAATAAGCTCTCGGCTTTTGCGGCGAGCGTCTCGAAAGGTAATCTCGACATTCCGCTCAACATGGATAAGCATAATTACTTCGGAGCTTTCACCGAGTCGTTCGACCGCATGAGGGAAGAGCTGAAGCTGTCATCTGAGCGCGAGATCGCAGCCAACAGGAGCAAGCAGGAATTAGTAGCCGAGCTCTCGCACGATATCAAGACTCCCGTCGCTACGATAAAGGCGACATGCGAAGTAATGGAAGTCAAATATAAGGATGATGATATCAGTGAGAAGGTATCTGTCATAAAGTCCAAAGCTATATCCGTTGAGCAGCTCGTCGATAATATGTTCCGAGCAACGCTCGATGACCTCGATGAGCTCAAGGTAACGCCCCGTGATGAAAGCTCCCTCATCATCGAAGAGATGCTCGATGACCTTCGCTTTTACGGCACGGTCGAGAAGAAGGGCGCCGTTCCCGAATGCCTCATAAGCGTAGACAGATTAAGGCTCGAGCAGGTTATAGATAATATCGCAGGTAATTCATTTAAGTATGCGGGTACCCCTCTCGAAGTCGAGTACAGAGCAGAGGATGATAATATCCGCGTGATCTTATCCGACAGAGGTCCCGGAGTACCCGAAGATGAGCTGGCTATGCTGACTACCAAGTTCTACCGCGGATCAGATGCCGCCGTATCAGGTAAGGACGGTAGCGGCCTGGGACTTTACCTCGCATTATGCTTCATGGAGAAGATGGGCGGCGGCCTCGAGCTTCATAACCGCGAAGGCGGAGGATTTACAGCCGAGATCGTGATCAGGAAAGTATAA